One part of the Cystobacter ferrugineus genome encodes these proteins:
- a CDS encoding helix-turn-helix domain-containing protein — translation MNHFEQQSYYELLEVPVSASQAQILGAYTQAMETYAPDSIAVYTLVDPEQLDALHRRLAKARDVLCKLEDRLEYDRQLGVTRTPEELALLRDEALTGTADTQAPAPESSEAEAVELLETDVVVEDSRTVAAAPVVTAAPAVEPAPVVDAPVAETAPARVAAPEQVAAPVVEAAPVVEPAPVAQETAPVVDAASVVVDLTAMLEAAPVGEEAPIVVEASPVAVTPPPPPPPEALLPEPPAGTKPVIHARPSAPVRRHGGVIPPPLPARPGLRPSPTRPEPEPSRAVSRPPPGQPPGEASVSPPAGSIPPAESPLNPASMKGRDSRTRLKTVVDIAIDAEFNGELLRQVREGRNLSPHSLADRTRISVRHVENIEADRYDQLPAPVYLRGMLMSMARELGLDPLRVSRSYMALASSEDKKKR, via the coding sequence ATGAACCACTTCGAGCAACAGTCGTATTACGAATTGCTGGAGGTTCCCGTTTCCGCGTCACAGGCGCAGATCCTCGGCGCCTATACCCAGGCCATGGAGACGTACGCGCCGGATTCCATCGCCGTGTACACGCTGGTGGACCCGGAACAGCTCGATGCCCTGCATCGGCGCCTCGCCAAGGCCCGCGACGTGCTCTGCAAGCTGGAGGATCGCCTGGAGTACGACCGGCAGCTCGGGGTGACGCGGACTCCGGAGGAGCTGGCCCTGCTGCGGGACGAGGCCCTCACGGGCACGGCCGACACCCAGGCGCCGGCCCCCGAGAGTTCCGAGGCCGAGGCCGTGGAACTGCTCGAGACGGATGTGGTGGTGGAGGACTCGCGCACGGTGGCGGCCGCGCCGGTGGTGACGGCGGCCCCGGCCGTCGAGCCCGCGCCCGTGGTGGACGCCCCCGTCGCCGAGACCGCGCCAGCGCGGGTGGCCGCGCCGGAGCAGGTGGCCGCGCCCGTGGTGGAAGCGGCCCCCGTCGTCGAGCCCGCGCCCGTGGCCCAGGAGACCGCGCCCGTGGTGGACGCGGCCTCGGTGGTGGTGGACCTGACGGCCATGCTGGAGGCCGCTCCGGTGGGGGAGGAGGCCCCCATCGTCGTCGAGGCCTCGCCCGTGGCGGTGACTCCGCCTCCGCCGCCGCCCCCGGAAGCCCTGCTCCCCGAGCCTCCGGCGGGCACGAAGCCCGTCATCCACGCGCGGCCCTCCGCGCCGGTGAGACGCCACGGTGGCGTCATTCCGCCTCCCTTGCCCGCGCGTCCGGGGTTGCGCCCGTCTCCCACCCGTCCCGAGCCGGAGCCGTCGCGCGCCGTGAGCCGTCCGCCTCCGGGTCAACCGCCCGGCGAGGCCTCGGTGAGCCCCCCGGCGGGGTCCATCCCCCCCGCTGAGTCGCCGCTCAATCCCGCGTCGATGAAGGGGCGCGACTCGCGCACCCGCCTCAAGACGGTCGTCGACATCGCGATCGATGCCGAGTTCAACGGTGAACTGCTGCGTCAGGTGCGTGAGGGCCGCAACCTGTCGCCGCATTCCCTGGCCGATCGCACCCGCATCTCCGTGCGGCACGTGGAGAACATCGAGGCGGATCGCTACGATCAGCTCCCCGCGCCCGTCTACCTGCGCGGCATGTTGATGAGCATGGCCCGGGAGCTCGGGTTGGATCCCCTCCGGGTGTCGCGCAGCTACATGGCCCTCGCTTCCTCGGAGGACAAGAAAAAGCGCTGA
- a CDS encoding MinD/ParA family ATP-binding protein → MNSLRSAASPSALSAAPVEPTGTARVRPHRIIAVGGGKGGIGKSLVSSNLGVALAARGQRVLLVDADLGGANLHTCLGVNQPTATLSDFLLRPKSRLEDVIVPTGVPNLSLIAGALDVLDAANIKYAHKQRLLRSLQTQSVDYLILDLGAGSSFNTLDFFIIADHGVLVILPEPTSVENAYRFVKAAFFRRLQQVESEYGIERLVERALSTREGSSRTPMEIVQHVRQTSPTLAAKLEKELAAFRVKLVLNQARSDADVKLNAAVVSAWKKFFGLEMDDFGAIRYDDEAWRAVRKRRPIVLDKPESPSALGIQSIADRLLALDGVMSP, encoded by the coding sequence TTGAACTCTCTCCGCTCCGCAGCCTCGCCTTCCGCTCTCAGCGCCGCTCCCGTGGAACCCACGGGCACCGCGCGTGTCCGCCCCCACCGCATCATCGCGGTGGGAGGAGGCAAGGGCGGGATCGGCAAATCGCTCGTGTCCTCCAATCTGGGAGTCGCGCTGGCCGCGCGAGGACAACGCGTGCTGCTGGTGGACGCGGATCTGGGCGGGGCCAACCTGCACACGTGTCTGGGCGTGAACCAGCCCACGGCGACGCTGTCCGACTTCCTGCTGCGCCCCAAGTCGCGGCTGGAGGACGTCATCGTGCCCACGGGCGTGCCGAACCTGTCGCTGATCGCCGGCGCGCTGGACGTGCTGGACGCGGCCAACATCAAGTACGCCCACAAGCAGCGGTTGCTGCGCAGCCTGCAGACCCAATCCGTGGACTACCTCATCCTCGATCTGGGCGCGGGCTCGAGCTTCAACACGCTCGACTTCTTCATCATCGCCGACCATGGCGTGCTGGTGATCCTGCCCGAGCCCACCTCGGTGGAGAACGCCTACCGCTTCGTCAAGGCCGCCTTCTTCCGGCGGTTGCAGCAGGTGGAGTCGGAGTACGGCATCGAGCGGCTGGTGGAGCGCGCCCTGTCCACCCGCGAGGGCTCGTCCCGCACGCCGATGGAGATCGTCCAGCACGTGCGCCAGACGAGCCCCACGCTCGCGGCGAAGCTGGAGAAGGAACTGGCCGCCTTCCGCGTGAAGCTGGTGCTCAATCAGGCTCGCTCGGACGCGGACGTGAAGCTGAACGCCGCGGTGGTGTCCGCGTGGAAGAAGTTCTTCGGCCTCGAAATGGATGATTTCGGCGCCATCCGCTACGACGACGAGGCCTGGCGCGCGGTGCGCAAGCGCCGTCCCATCGTCCTGGACAAGCCCGAGTCCCCCTCTGCCCTGGGCATCCAGAGCATCGCCGATCGCTTGTTGGCTCTCGACGGAGTGATGTCCCCATGA
- a CDS encoding HNH endonuclease, whose translation MLNSAVLVLNRNYQPVHVTSVKRAVLLLYLGVAKAIDSQYRLYEFNDWAALSATTAHDSISTVNRRIRIPRVVVLSAYEYLPRGRVRFSRLNIYARDHDTCQYCARQLPRSELNLDHVMPRSQGGKTSWENVVCSCVPCNLRKGGRTPEQAGIKLLRTPVRPRWTPFFRGASRRVTYREWLPFLNLADASYWNVELLDD comes from the coding sequence ATGTTGAACAGCGCCGTTCTGGTGTTGAACCGCAACTATCAGCCTGTTCACGTCACCTCGGTGAAGCGGGCCGTCTTGCTGCTCTACCTCGGGGTGGCCAAGGCCATCGACTCGCAGTACCGGCTCTACGAGTTCAACGACTGGGCGGCCCTGAGTGCCACCACCGCCCATGACTCCATCAGCACCGTGAATCGGCGCATCCGCATCCCCCGGGTGGTGGTGCTCTCCGCCTACGAGTACCTGCCCCGGGGTCGGGTTCGCTTCTCCCGCCTCAACATCTACGCACGCGACCACGACACCTGCCAGTACTGCGCCCGGCAGCTCCCGCGCTCGGAGCTGAACCTGGACCACGTCATGCCCCGCTCCCAGGGAGGCAAGACGAGCTGGGAGAACGTGGTGTGCTCCTGCGTGCCCTGTAACCTCCGCAAGGGGGGCCGCACGCCGGAGCAGGCGGGCATCAAGCTCTTGCGCACCCCGGTCCGGCCCCGCTGGACGCCCTTCTTTCGCGGCGCGTCTCGCCGCGTCACCTACCGGGAGTGGTTGCCGTTCCTCAACCTGGCCGATGCGTCGTACTGGAACGTAGAATTGCTCGATGACTGA
- the selA gene encoding L-seryl-tRNA(Sec) selenium transferase, which yields MGAPSTEDGGKNARLRALPSIEQLLRRPSLEARLAGVPRARAVAALRLAVASVRERLLQGEERTFEDADVDEALRALSTPNLRPVFNATGVVLHTNLGRAPLALEAVARVASVARGFCNLEYDLEEGERGSRYAPVVELLTQLTGAEDALVVNNCAGAALLMLAALASGREAIVSRGELVEIGGGFRVPDVMKQSGARLVEVGTTNRTRRSDYESALTPDTGVLMKVHRSNFALVGFTAEVEVKELAVLGRARGVPVLVDLGSGALVSPPGEDFVHEPTVPATVAAGADVVAFSGDKLLGGPQAGLLVGRAALLARLRQHPLTRALRVDKMTVAALEATLELYRDGCLEAIPTYRLLTTPAPVLEARARRLLSLLALKGIHARVAPVSGQVGGGAMPAARLPSFACVLNFNQPAAFLECLRKADVPVIGRISDGDVVLDVRCLAEEDLEPVAEAVAMASQGRQPC from the coding sequence GTGGGTGCACCCTCGACCGAAGACGGGGGGAAGAACGCGCGGCTGCGCGCACTCCCCTCCATCGAGCAGCTCCTCCGCCGCCCCTCCCTGGAGGCGCGTCTGGCGGGCGTTCCCCGAGCCCGGGCCGTTGCCGCGCTTCGTCTGGCGGTGGCGTCCGTGCGTGAGCGGCTGCTCCAGGGCGAGGAGCGCACCTTCGAGGACGCGGACGTGGACGAGGCCCTGCGCGCCCTGTCCACCCCGAACCTGAGGCCCGTGTTCAACGCCACCGGGGTGGTGCTGCACACCAACCTCGGCCGGGCTCCCCTGGCCCTGGAGGCCGTGGCGCGCGTGGCCAGCGTGGCGCGCGGCTTCTGCAACCTCGAATATGACCTGGAGGAGGGCGAGCGGGGCAGCCGCTACGCCCCCGTCGTCGAGCTGCTCACCCAGCTCACCGGCGCCGAGGATGCCCTGGTGGTGAACAACTGCGCGGGCGCGGCGCTGTTGATGCTCGCCGCGCTGGCCTCGGGCCGCGAGGCCATCGTGTCTCGCGGTGAGCTGGTGGAGATTGGCGGCGGCTTCCGGGTGCCCGACGTGATGAAGCAGTCCGGGGCCCGGCTCGTGGAGGTGGGCACCACCAACCGCACCCGGCGCTCGGATTATGAGTCCGCCCTCACGCCGGACACCGGTGTGTTGATGAAGGTGCACCGCTCCAACTTCGCCCTGGTGGGCTTCACCGCCGAGGTGGAGGTCAAGGAGCTGGCGGTGCTCGGCCGCGCGCGCGGCGTGCCCGTGCTGGTGGACCTGGGCTCGGGTGCCCTGGTGTCCCCGCCGGGCGAGGACTTCGTCCACGAGCCCACCGTTCCCGCCACGGTCGCCGCGGGCGCCGACGTGGTGGCCTTCTCCGGCGACAAGCTGCTGGGAGGGCCCCAGGCGGGCCTCCTCGTGGGCCGCGCCGCGCTGCTCGCCCGCCTCCGGCAACACCCGCTCACCCGGGCCCTGCGCGTCGACAAGATGACGGTCGCCGCGCTGGAGGCCACCCTGGAGTTGTACCGGGATGGCTGCCTGGAGGCGATTCCCACCTACCGGCTGCTCACCACGCCCGCGCCCGTGTTGGAAGCGCGCGCGCGGCGGCTGCTCTCCTTGTTGGCCCTCAAAGGCATCCATGCCCGGGTCGCGCCTGTTTCCGGACAGGTAGGGGGAGGGGCGATGCCCGCGGCCCGGTTGCCTTCTTTCGCGTGCGTCCTCAATTTCAATCAGCCAGCCGCTTTTCTGGAATGTCTTCGGAAAGCGGACGTTCCGGTGATCGGGCGGATCTCGGACGGGGATGTCGTTCTCGATGTCCGCTGCCTGGCGGAGGAGGACCTCGAGCCGGTTGCTGAAGCCGTTGCCATGGCTTCACAGGGAAGGCAGCCATGTTGA